In a single window of the Nakaseomyces glabratus chromosome B, complete sequence genome:
- a CDS encoding uncharacterized protein (CAGL0B00440g~Protein of unknown function), which produces MAFSINNSTCHFTINKKTHGTVRFLEQESDDEDYHYATGLLKKRKSVSTPRTVDMLINSNSNGASHISSTITPCPTPDPFKKRVEDEVFFQDIPQSPVSMASSTPEVPRDDIVARERCFDFIVQSIDEVWARYVDSSSTAETKTYYLRSGGNNLNSADSSFQSTSDDSSCFEDDVEVSEEDGYNSEVTSCTEFDESNIKSLQSLKYRLTNAKNDLELNYDSPDLTDSMEFWRRWDMIKYSAVELMEDDDDDELIESVIEELERGRSVGL; this is translated from the coding sequence ATGGCTTTCTCCATAAACAATTCCACATGTCATTTCACTATCAACAAGAAGACTCACGGGACTGTGAGATTTTTGGAACAAGAAAGTGATGACGAGGATTACCATTATGCTACCGGTTTGCTAAAGAAGCGCAAATCTGTCAGCACGCCAAGAACAGTGGACATGCTGATCAATAGTAATAGTAATGGTGCAAGCCATATATCTAGTACAATTACACCATGTCCAACTCCAGATCCATTCAAGAAAAGGGTTGAAGATGAGGTGTTTTTTCAGGATATTCCACAGAGTCCAGTTTCTATGGCATCTAGTACACCAGAAGTTCCACGCGATGATATAGTTGCCAGAGAGAGATGCTTTGATTTTATCGTACAGTCAATCGATGAGGTTTGGGCAAGATATGTTGACTCATCATCTACTGCAGAAACGAAGACATATTATCTTCGTAGTGGTGGAAACAATTTAAATAGTGCAGACAGCTCTTTCCAATCGACTTCTGATGATTCTTCTTGCTTTGAGGATGATGTAGAGGTGAGCGAAGAAGATGGATACAATTCCGAAGTCACTTCATGTACAGAGTTTGATGAATCAAACATCAAAAGTCTGCAGTCTCTAAAATACAGGTTGACTAATGCAAAGAATGACTTGGAATTAAACTATGATTCTCCTGATCTTACAGATTCCATGGAATTTTGGAGGCGCTGGGATATGATAAAATACAGCGCTGTGGAATTAATGgaggatgatgatgacgacgaATTGATAGAATCTGTCATCGAAGAATTGGAGAGAGGAAGAAGTGTGGGCCTTTAG
- the KAR4 gene encoding Kar4p (CAGL0B00462g~Ortholog(s) have DNA binding transcription factor activity and role in karyogamy involved in conjugation with cellular fusion, meiotic cell cycle, positive regulation of transcription from RNA polymerase II promoter by pheromones), giving the protein MIEDELYNNKDNFSEPKPTMYNQIDFKPVRSPFSNNYSSNYVHTSVVPHKFVSNVENPVEGYPKLQKLFKLKEQQIAKISSKAYGYRVDIEKMIPTLNDWINKEALVFDVIMLGCLTDNQFIYPLLTQLPLDKLISKPGFLFIWGSARKIQELANLLNNEKWEKKFRRSEELVFVPIDKNSPFFPGIEQEDTTLIERMQWHCWMCITGTVRRSTDGHLIHCNIDTDMTIETQDTKNNAVPDHLYRVVENFSSSTRRLHIIPARTGSNIPVRTRPGWVIMSPDILLNNFNATTYKHDIEQIGTNIPTTEEIENLRPKSPITRNAE; this is encoded by the coding sequence ATGATTGAAGATGAGCTTTACAACAATAAGGATAACTTTTCAGAGCCTAAACCGACAATGTACAATCAAATAGATTTCAAGCCAGTGAGGTCTCCATTCTCAAATAATTACAGCAGCAACTATGTTCATACTTCCGTGGTACCTCATAAATTTGTTAGCAATGTAGAAAATCCAGTTGAAGGCTACCCTAAATTGCAAaagcttttcaaattgaaagaaCAACAGATTGCTAAAATTAGTTCGAAGGCCTACGGATATAGAGTCGATATTGAAAAGATGATACCTACATTGAATGATTGGATCAATAAGGAGGCATTGGTATTTGATGTCATAATGCTTGGTTGTCTGACGGATAATCAATTCATTTATCCGCTACTAACGCAATTACCATTGGACAAATTAATTTCAAAACCTGgctttttatttatatgGGGAAGCGCACGCAAAATACAGGAATTAGCAAATCTACTGAACAATGAGAAgtgggaaaaaaaatttagaaGAAGTGAAGAATTGGTGTTTGTACCAATAGACAAAAATTCGCCATTTTTTCCAGGGattgaacaagaagacACAACACTAATCGAAAGAATGCAATGGCATTGTTGGATGTGTATAACAGGTACCGTTAGAAGATCAACTGATGGGCATTTGATTCATTGTAATATAGATACAGACATGACTATTGAAACTCAagatacaaaaaataatgcaGTTCCAGATCATTTGTATAGAGTCGTTGAGAATTTTTCCTCATCGACGCGTAGACTTCATATTATTCCTGCCAGAACAGGCTCCAATATACCAGTTAGAACTAGGCCAGGATGGGTTATTATGTCACCAGATATATTGCTGAACAATTTCAATGCAACTACATACAAACACGATATCGAGCAGATTGGTACTAATATACCAACgacagaagaaattgagaaTTTGAGACCAAAAAGCCCCATCACCAGAAATGCCGAGTAA